A single Chiroxiphia lanceolata isolate bChiLan1 chromosome 25, bChiLan1.pri, whole genome shotgun sequence DNA region contains:
- the TMEM183A gene encoding transmembrane protein 183A isoform X2 — MPRRAARKRLKFRADDVCSERVTVADYANSDPAVVKSGRVKKAVANAVQQEVKSLCGLEASCVPAEEVLSVSGESCDSSDEMDTKESINGRAASRKKKSKRHKESADGGGGEEYPIDIWLLLASYIRPEDIVRFSLICKKAWTVTCTAAFWTRLYRSSGAVTLQLRPGVSPSPQALQSGRVPAAAPAPRVHGEAALPAGLRHPLALPHVRTLRLPRLQEPCHSRQYSQHFKKFQMSAFLVQKDCREQTRSNVGIQLQVQKAVPQIEEQVLQRSPAPHPVRGGAHEPGSGLLPAADHHLQLHLRANRHGHDVYLVHHQREHRHAAPPRAPRVPGHPRPQREEAPPGAGGAGGAGPRAQRQAPGLVAPTVPLLPKSLVLSRGCRNRQVTGSGRPKRISRNQENPIFIS; from the exons atgcCCCGCAGGGCCGCCCGAAAGCGCCTCAAGTTCCGCGCCGATGACGTGTGCTCCGAGAGAG TGACAGTGGCAGATTATGCCAACTCAGACCCGGCTGTGGTGAAGTCTGGACGGGTGAAGAAGGCTGTGGCCAATGCAGTGCAGCAGGAGG TAAAATCCCTGTGTGGTTTGGAAGCTTCCTGCGTTCCTGCCGAGGAAGTTCTCTCCGTGTCGGGAGAGTCCTGCGACAGCAGTGATGAGATGGACACAAAGGAGAGCATCAACGGGCGGGCTGCCTCgaggaaaaagaagagcaaaaggcACAAAG AAAGCGCTGATGGGGGAGGTGGAGAGGAGTATCCCATCGACATCTGGCTGCTCTTGGCTTCCTACATTCGCCCTGAGGACATTGTCAGGTTTTCTCTGATTTGCAAGAAAGCCTGGACTGTGACTTGCACTGCTGCCTTTTGGACCAGGCTCTACAGAAG ctctggtgCTGTGACCCTGCAGCTGAGGCCGGGTGTGTCCCCGTCCCCTCAGGCACTACAGTCTGGACGCGTACCTGCCGCTGCGCCTGCGCCCCGAGTCCATGGAGAAGCTGCACTGCCTGCGGGCCTGCGTCATCCGCTCGCTCTACCACATGTACGAACCCTTCGCCTCCCGCGTCTCCAGGAACCCTGCCATTCCAGACAGTACTCCCAGCACTTTAAAAAATTCCAGA TGTCTGCTTTTCTGGTGCAAAAAGATTGTAGGGAACAGACAAGAAGCAATGTGGGAATTCAACTTCAAGTTCAAAAAGCAG TCCCCCAGATTGAAGAGCAAGTGTTGCAAAGGTCTCCAGCCCCCCATCCAGTACGAGGAGGTGCACACGAACCCGGATCAGGATTGCTGCCTGCTGCAGATCACCACCTTCAACTTCATCTTCGTGCCAATCGTCATGGGCATGACGTTTACCTTG TTCACCATCAACGTGAGCACCGACATGCGGCACCACCGCGTGCGCCTCGTGTTCCAGGACACCCCCGTCCGCAACGGGAAGAAGCCCCGCCTGGAGCAGGGGGTGCAGGTGGTGCTGGACCCCGTGCACAGCGTCAGGCTCCTGGATTGGTGGCACCCACAGTACCCCTTCTCCCCAAAAGCTTAGTGCTCTCCCGAGGCTGCAGGAACCGGCAGGTGACTGGGTCTGGCAGGCCGAAGAGAATTTCTAGGAACCAGGAAAatcctatttttatttcttaa
- the TMEM183A gene encoding transmembrane protein 183A isoform X5, whose product MAPRGRPAAAAAMPRRAARKRLKFRADDVCSERVTVADYANSDPAVVKSGRVKKAVANAVQQEVKSLCGLEASCVPAEEVLSVSGESCDSSDEMDTKESINGRAASRKKKSKRHKESADGGGGEEYPIDIWLLLASYIRPEDIVRFSLICKKAWTVTCTAAFWTRLYRRHYSLDAYLPLRLRPESMEKLHCLRACVIRSLYHMYEPFASRVSRNPAIPDSTPSTLKNSRCLLFWCKKIVGNRQEAMWEFNFKFKKQIEEQVLQRSPAPHPVRGGAHEPGSGLLPAADHHLQLHLRANRHGHDVYLVHHQREHRHAAPPRAPRVPGHPRPQREEAPPGAGGAGGAGPRAQRQAPGLVAPTVPLLPKSLVLSRGCRNRQVTGSGRPKRISRNQENPIFIS is encoded by the exons ATGGCCCcgcgcggccgccccgccgccgccgccgccatgcCCCGCAGGGCCGCCCGAAAGCGCCTCAAGTTCCGCGCCGATGACGTGTGCTCCGAGAGAG TGACAGTGGCAGATTATGCCAACTCAGACCCGGCTGTGGTGAAGTCTGGACGGGTGAAGAAGGCTGTGGCCAATGCAGTGCAGCAGGAGG TAAAATCCCTGTGTGGTTTGGAAGCTTCCTGCGTTCCTGCCGAGGAAGTTCTCTCCGTGTCGGGAGAGTCCTGCGACAGCAGTGATGAGATGGACACAAAGGAGAGCATCAACGGGCGGGCTGCCTCgaggaaaaagaagagcaaaaggcACAAAG AAAGCGCTGATGGGGGAGGTGGAGAGGAGTATCCCATCGACATCTGGCTGCTCTTGGCTTCCTACATTCGCCCTGAGGACATTGTCAGGTTTTCTCTGATTTGCAAGAAAGCCTGGACTGTGACTTGCACTGCTGCCTTTTGGACCAGGCTCTACAGAAG GCACTACAGTCTGGACGCGTACCTGCCGCTGCGCCTGCGCCCCGAGTCCATGGAGAAGCTGCACTGCCTGCGGGCCTGCGTCATCCGCTCGCTCTACCACATGTACGAACCCTTCGCCTCCCGCGTCTCCAGGAACCCTGCCATTCCAGACAGTACTCCCAGCACTTTAAAAAATTCCAGA TGTCTGCTTTTCTGGTGCAAAAAGATTGTAGGGAACAGACAAGAAGCAATGTGGGAATTCAACTTCAAGTTCAAAAAGCAG ATTGAAGAGCAAGTGTTGCAAAGGTCTCCAGCCCCCCATCCAGTACGAGGAGGTGCACACGAACCCGGATCAGGATTGCTGCCTGCTGCAGATCACCACCTTCAACTTCATCTTCGTGCCAATCGTCATGGGCATGACGTTTACCTTG TTCACCATCAACGTGAGCACCGACATGCGGCACCACCGCGTGCGCCTCGTGTTCCAGGACACCCCCGTCCGCAACGGGAAGAAGCCCCGCCTGGAGCAGGGGGTGCAGGTGGTGCTGGACCCCGTGCACAGCGTCAGGCTCCTGGATTGGTGGCACCCACAGTACCCCTTCTCCCCAAAAGCTTAGTGCTCTCCCGAGGCTGCAGGAACCGGCAGGTGACTGGGTCTGGCAGGCCGAAGAGAATTTCTAGGAACCAGGAAAatcctatttttatttcttaa
- the TMEM183A gene encoding transmembrane protein 183A isoform X1 — protein MAPRGRPAAAAAMPRRAARKRLKFRADDVCSERVTVADYANSDPAVVKSGRVKKAVANAVQQEVKSLCGLEASCVPAEEVLSVSGESCDSSDEMDTKESINGRAASRKKKSKRHKESADGGGGEEYPIDIWLLLASYIRPEDIVRFSLICKKAWTVTCTAAFWTRLYRRHYSLDAYLPLRLRPESMEKLHCLRACVIRSLYHMYEPFASRVSRNPAIPDSTPSTLKNSRSAYFLCNRHQESSGVTLVARSRVMLPSLSAFLVQKDCREQTRSNVGIQLQVQKAVPQIEEQVLQRSPAPHPVRGGAHEPGSGLLPAADHHLQLHLRANRHGHDVYLVHHQREHRHAAPPRAPRVPGHPRPQREEAPPGAGGAGGAGPRAQRQAPGLVAPTVPLLPKSLVLSRGCRNRQVTGSGRPKRISRNQENPIFIS, from the exons ATGGCCCcgcgcggccgccccgccgccgccgccgccatgcCCCGCAGGGCCGCCCGAAAGCGCCTCAAGTTCCGCGCCGATGACGTGTGCTCCGAGAGAG TGACAGTGGCAGATTATGCCAACTCAGACCCGGCTGTGGTGAAGTCTGGACGGGTGAAGAAGGCTGTGGCCAATGCAGTGCAGCAGGAGG TAAAATCCCTGTGTGGTTTGGAAGCTTCCTGCGTTCCTGCCGAGGAAGTTCTCTCCGTGTCGGGAGAGTCCTGCGACAGCAGTGATGAGATGGACACAAAGGAGAGCATCAACGGGCGGGCTGCCTCgaggaaaaagaagagcaaaaggcACAAAG AAAGCGCTGATGGGGGAGGTGGAGAGGAGTATCCCATCGACATCTGGCTGCTCTTGGCTTCCTACATTCGCCCTGAGGACATTGTCAGGTTTTCTCTGATTTGCAAGAAAGCCTGGACTGTGACTTGCACTGCTGCCTTTTGGACCAGGCTCTACAGAAG GCACTACAGTCTGGACGCGTACCTGCCGCTGCGCCTGCGCCCCGAGTCCATGGAGAAGCTGCACTGCCTGCGGGCCTGCGTCATCCGCTCGCTCTACCACATGTACGAACCCTTCGCCTCCCGCGTCTCCAGGAACCCTGCCATTCCAGACAGTACTCCCAGCACTTTAAAAAATTCCAGA AGTGCATATTTCCTCTGTAACAGGCATCAGGAGAGCTCAGGAGTGACACTGGTAGCCAGGAGTCGTGTCATGCTGCCTTCCT TGTCTGCTTTTCTGGTGCAAAAAGATTGTAGGGAACAGACAAGAAGCAATGTGGGAATTCAACTTCAAGTTCAAAAAGCAG TCCCCCAGATTGAAGAGCAAGTGTTGCAAAGGTCTCCAGCCCCCCATCCAGTACGAGGAGGTGCACACGAACCCGGATCAGGATTGCTGCCTGCTGCAGATCACCACCTTCAACTTCATCTTCGTGCCAATCGTCATGGGCATGACGTTTACCTTG TTCACCATCAACGTGAGCACCGACATGCGGCACCACCGCGTGCGCCTCGTGTTCCAGGACACCCCCGTCCGCAACGGGAAGAAGCCCCGCCTGGAGCAGGGGGTGCAGGTGGTGCTGGACCCCGTGCACAGCGTCAGGCTCCTGGATTGGTGGCACCCACAGTACCCCTTCTCCCCAAAAGCTTAGTGCTCTCCCGAGGCTGCAGGAACCGGCAGGTGACTGGGTCTGGCAGGCCGAAGAGAATTTCTAGGAACCAGGAAAatcctatttttatttcttaa
- the TMEM183A gene encoding transmembrane protein 183A isoform X4, translating to MDTKESINGRAASRKKKSKRHKESADGGGGEEYPIDIWLLLASYIRPEDIVRFSLICKKAWTVTCTAAFWTRLYRRHYSLDAYLPLRLRPESMEKLHCLRACVIRSLYHMYEPFASRVSRNPAIPDSTPSTLKNSRSAYFLCNRHQESSGVTLVARSRVMLPSLSAFLVQKDCREQTRSNVGIQLQVQKAVPQIEEQVLQRSPAPHPVRGGAHEPGSGLLPAADHHLQLHLRANRHGHDVYLVHHQREHRHAAPPRAPRVPGHPRPQREEAPPGAGGAGGAGPRAQRQAPGLVAPTVPLLPKSLVLSRGCRNRQVTGSGRPKRISRNQENPIFIS from the exons ATGGACACAAAGGAGAGCATCAACGGGCGGGCTGCCTCgaggaaaaagaagagcaaaaggcACAAAG AAAGCGCTGATGGGGGAGGTGGAGAGGAGTATCCCATCGACATCTGGCTGCTCTTGGCTTCCTACATTCGCCCTGAGGACATTGTCAGGTTTTCTCTGATTTGCAAGAAAGCCTGGACTGTGACTTGCACTGCTGCCTTTTGGACCAGGCTCTACAGAAG GCACTACAGTCTGGACGCGTACCTGCCGCTGCGCCTGCGCCCCGAGTCCATGGAGAAGCTGCACTGCCTGCGGGCCTGCGTCATCCGCTCGCTCTACCACATGTACGAACCCTTCGCCTCCCGCGTCTCCAGGAACCCTGCCATTCCAGACAGTACTCCCAGCACTTTAAAAAATTCCAGA AGTGCATATTTCCTCTGTAACAGGCATCAGGAGAGCTCAGGAGTGACACTGGTAGCCAGGAGTCGTGTCATGCTGCCTTCCT TGTCTGCTTTTCTGGTGCAAAAAGATTGTAGGGAACAGACAAGAAGCAATGTGGGAATTCAACTTCAAGTTCAAAAAGCAG TCCCCCAGATTGAAGAGCAAGTGTTGCAAAGGTCTCCAGCCCCCCATCCAGTACGAGGAGGTGCACACGAACCCGGATCAGGATTGCTGCCTGCTGCAGATCACCACCTTCAACTTCATCTTCGTGCCAATCGTCATGGGCATGACGTTTACCTTG TTCACCATCAACGTGAGCACCGACATGCGGCACCACCGCGTGCGCCTCGTGTTCCAGGACACCCCCGTCCGCAACGGGAAGAAGCCCCGCCTGGAGCAGGGGGTGCAGGTGGTGCTGGACCCCGTGCACAGCGTCAGGCTCCTGGATTGGTGGCACCCACAGTACCCCTTCTCCCCAAAAGCTTAGTGCTCTCCCGAGGCTGCAGGAACCGGCAGGTGACTGGGTCTGGCAGGCCGAAGAGAATTTCTAGGAACCAGGAAAatcctatttttatttcttaa
- the TMEM183A gene encoding transmembrane protein 183A isoform X3 gives MAPRGRPAAAAAMPRRAARKRLKFRADDVCSERVTVADYANSDPAVVKSGRVKKAVANAVQQEVKSLCGLEASCVPAEEVLSVSGESCDSSDEMDTKESINGRAASRKKKSKRHKESADGGGGEEYPIDIWLLLASYIRPEDIVRFSLICKKAWTVTCTAAFWTRLYRRHYSLDAYLPLRLRPESMEKLHCLRACVIRSLYHMYEPFASRVSRNPAIPDSTPSTLKNSRCLLFWCKKIVGNRQEAMWEFNFKFKKQSPRLKSKCCKGLQPPIQYEEVHTNPDQDCCLLQITTFNFIFVPIVMGMTFTLFTINVSTDMRHHRVRLVFQDTPVRNGKKPRLEQGVQVVLDPVHSVRLLDWWHPQYPFSPKA, from the exons ATGGCCCcgcgcggccgccccgccgccgccgccgccatgcCCCGCAGGGCCGCCCGAAAGCGCCTCAAGTTCCGCGCCGATGACGTGTGCTCCGAGAGAG TGACAGTGGCAGATTATGCCAACTCAGACCCGGCTGTGGTGAAGTCTGGACGGGTGAAGAAGGCTGTGGCCAATGCAGTGCAGCAGGAGG TAAAATCCCTGTGTGGTTTGGAAGCTTCCTGCGTTCCTGCCGAGGAAGTTCTCTCCGTGTCGGGAGAGTCCTGCGACAGCAGTGATGAGATGGACACAAAGGAGAGCATCAACGGGCGGGCTGCCTCgaggaaaaagaagagcaaaaggcACAAAG AAAGCGCTGATGGGGGAGGTGGAGAGGAGTATCCCATCGACATCTGGCTGCTCTTGGCTTCCTACATTCGCCCTGAGGACATTGTCAGGTTTTCTCTGATTTGCAAGAAAGCCTGGACTGTGACTTGCACTGCTGCCTTTTGGACCAGGCTCTACAGAAG GCACTACAGTCTGGACGCGTACCTGCCGCTGCGCCTGCGCCCCGAGTCCATGGAGAAGCTGCACTGCCTGCGGGCCTGCGTCATCCGCTCGCTCTACCACATGTACGAACCCTTCGCCTCCCGCGTCTCCAGGAACCCTGCCATTCCAGACAGTACTCCCAGCACTTTAAAAAATTCCAGA TGTCTGCTTTTCTGGTGCAAAAAGATTGTAGGGAACAGACAAGAAGCAATGTGGGAATTCAACTTCAAGTTCAAAAAGCAG TCCCCCAGATTGAAGAGCAAGTGTTGCAAAGGTCTCCAGCCCCCCATCCAGTACGAGGAGGTGCACACGAACCCGGATCAGGATTGCTGCCTGCTGCAGATCACCACCTTCAACTTCATCTTCGTGCCAATCGTCATGGGCATGACGTTTACCTTG TTCACCATCAACGTGAGCACCGACATGCGGCACCACCGCGTGCGCCTCGTGTTCCAGGACACCCCCGTCCGCAACGGGAAGAAGCCCCGCCTGGAGCAGGGGGTGCAGGTGGTGCTGGACCCCGTGCACAGCGTCAGGCTCCTGGATTGGTGGCACCCACAGTACCCCTTCTCCCCAAAAGCTTAG